The proteins below are encoded in one region of Halocatena salina:
- the idsA3 gene encoding geranylfarnesyl diphosphate synthase: MSSIDRDRVTAALTKRRGLVNDALTETLPIDHPEQLYAASRHLLDAGGKRLRPSVLLLVAEALTDTEPLSDEYRSFGPQGIDVMSAAVSVEIIQSFTLIHDDIMDDDDLRRGVPSVHEAYDLDTAILAGDTLYSKAFECMLDTDASASRSVRALKELATTCTEICEGQALDVAFERSEGITTTQYLEMIELKTAVLYAASASIPAILLGADDETVEALHQYGIDVGMAFQVQDDLLDLTVPSERLGKQRGSDLVEGKRTLITLHAKEQGIDIDELVATDSVESVTERDIEAAVETLEDAGSIEYARNTARDLITNGKNRLEVLPDCEAQSVLGEIADYLIERRY; encoded by the coding sequence ATGAGTTCGATAGACCGCGACCGAGTAACCGCAGCCCTCACCAAGCGTCGTGGTCTCGTGAACGACGCCCTGACCGAGACGCTCCCGATCGATCACCCTGAACAGTTGTATGCCGCCTCTCGTCATCTGCTGGACGCAGGTGGGAAACGGCTCCGGCCGAGCGTGCTGTTACTCGTCGCAGAAGCGCTCACTGACACCGAGCCGTTGAGCGACGAGTACCGATCGTTCGGTCCACAGGGTATCGACGTCATGAGTGCGGCTGTGAGCGTCGAGATTATCCAGTCGTTCACGTTGATCCACGACGATATCATGGACGATGACGACCTTCGACGTGGGGTTCCGTCGGTCCACGAGGCGTACGACCTCGACACCGCAATCCTCGCCGGGGATACCCTCTACTCGAAGGCCTTCGAATGTATGCTCGACACCGATGCATCGGCCAGTCGGAGCGTCCGTGCGCTCAAAGAACTAGCGACAACCTGCACGGAGATCTGCGAGGGCCAAGCGCTCGACGTTGCGTTCGAACGGAGCGAAGGCATTACGACGACTCAGTACCTAGAAATGATCGAGTTGAAAACGGCTGTTCTGTACGCCGCGTCGGCGAGCATTCCGGCGATCTTGCTCGGTGCTGACGACGAAACCGTCGAGGCCTTACACCAGTATGGAATCGACGTCGGAATGGCCTTTCAGGTTCAGGACGATCTCCTCGATCTCACTGTCCCGAGCGAGCGACTCGGCAAACAGCGAGGGAGCGATCTGGTTGAAGGGAAACGAACGCTCATCACGCTCCACGCCAAAGAGCAGGGCATCGATATCGACGAACTCGTCGCTACAGACAGCGTGGAGTCGGTGACAGAACGCGACATCGAGGCGGCTGTCGAGACGCTTGAAGACGCCGGAAGCATCGAGTACGCCCGGAACACGGCGCGCGATCTGATTACGAACGGAAAAAACCGTCTCGAAGTGCTGCCCGACTGTGAGGCCCAGTCTGTGCTGGGTGAGA
- a CDS encoding ribonuclease J produces MEIEIATIGGYEEVGRQMTAVRTGDDVIVFDMGLNLSQVLIHDNVETERMHSLDLIDMNAIPDDRVMSDLEGDVQAIVPTHGHLDHIGAISKLAHRYDAPVVATPFTIELVNQQIQSEEKFGVKNDLVKMSAGETRQIGDSGNVELEFVNVTHSIIDAINPVVHTPEGSIVYGLDKRMDHTPVIGNPIDMKRFREIGREGEGVLAYIEDCTNAGRKGRTPSESVARSHLKDVLYSMEDYDGGIVATTFSSHIARVRSLVEFADDIGRQPVLLGRSMEKYSGTAERLDFVDFPEGLGMYGHRKSVDRTFKRIMNEGKENFLPIVTGHQGEPRAMLTRMGRGETPYELEDGDKVVFSARIIPEPTNEGQRYQSERLLKMQGARIYDDVHVSGHLSEEGHYEMLQALQPQHVIPAHQNMEGFAPYVDLCKSQGYTLEDDLHVTSNGNMIQLVE; encoded by the coding sequence ATGGAAATCGAAATTGCAACGATCGGTGGATACGAAGAGGTTGGCCGCCAGATGACGGCCGTCCGTACCGGAGACGACGTGATCGTCTTCGATATGGGTCTGAACCTCTCACAGGTACTGATACATGACAACGTCGAGACCGAGCGCATGCACAGCCTCGATCTCATCGACATGAACGCGATTCCGGACGACCGCGTGATGTCGGATCTCGAAGGTGACGTGCAGGCGATCGTTCCGACCCACGGACACTTGGACCACATTGGAGCGATCTCGAAGCTCGCACACCGATACGACGCGCCCGTCGTCGCCACGCCGTTCACGATCGAACTGGTGAATCAACAGATCCAGTCCGAAGAGAAGTTCGGGGTGAAAAACGATCTGGTGAAGATGAGCGCGGGTGAAACCCGACAGATCGGTGATTCGGGCAACGTCGAACTGGAGTTCGTCAACGTTACTCACTCGATCATCGACGCCATCAACCCTGTCGTTCACACCCCCGAGGGGTCGATCGTCTATGGGTTGGACAAGCGCATGGATCACACCCCGGTCATCGGTAATCCGATCGACATGAAGCGTTTCCGCGAGATCGGCCGGGAAGGTGAGGGCGTGCTCGCGTACATCGAGGACTGCACCAACGCGGGACGGAAGGGTCGTACGCCGAGCGAATCCGTCGCGCGCAGTCACCTCAAAGACGTGTTGTACAGCATGGAGGACTACGACGGCGGCATCGTCGCCACCACGTTCTCGAGTCACATCGCGCGTGTTCGGAGTCTCGTCGAGTTCGCTGACGACATCGGTCGGCAGCCAGTGTTGCTCGGCCGGTCGATGGAGAAATACTCCGGGACGGCCGAACGGTTGGACTTCGTCGACTTCCCAGAGGGACTGGGGATGTACGGCCACCGAAAATCCGTTGATCGGACGTTCAAGCGGATCATGAACGAGGGGAAGGAGAACTTCCTCCCCATCGTCACGGGCCACCAGGGAGAGCCGCGTGCGATGCTCACACGGATGGGTCGCGGTGAGACCCCCTACGAGCTCGAGGACGGGGACAAAGTGGTGTTCTCGGCGCGGATCATTCCCGAGCCGACCAACGAAGGACAGCGCTACCAGTCCGAGCGCCTCCTCAAAATGCAGGGCGCGCGCATCTACGACGATGTCCACGTCTCCGGCCACCTAAGCGAAGAAGGTCATTATGAGATGCTCCAAGCTCTCCAGCCCCAACACGTCATTCCGGCCCACCAAAACATGGAGGGCTTTGCGCCGTACGTCGACCTCTGTAAGTCACAGGGGTACACGCTCGAGGACGATCTCCACGTGACCAGCAATGGAAACATGATTCAACTCGTGGAGTAA